A part of Nesterenkonia lutea genomic DNA contains:
- a CDS encoding polyprenyl synthetase family protein: protein MTESAADPLTTKLPAGFDVLAEDLALATEVAEALTLVEEDLLGSLASADELVNASARYLAQAGGKRVRPLLTVLTSMLGDGVDERVRRAAAVMEMTHLATLYHDDVMDSAPVRRGAPAAHQVWGNSVAILTGDLILARASRLMSELGVDASKIQAQTFERLVMGQLHETVGPQESEDAYAHYLRVIGDKTGSLVAAAARLGAHFGGCSESTTAMLEEYGEAVGVAFQLADDVIDITADPEASGKTPGTDLREGVSTLPVLLLRQHARTATAGQDRDEAVQALELVDGDLSSDEALARAVAAVVAHPVTEQSWEVAHSWAEKAKQSIAGLPESTVKSALLSFADAVVERDG from the coding sequence ATGACTGAATCAGCAGCTGATCCGCTGACCACGAAGCTGCCCGCCGGTTTCGATGTGCTGGCCGAGGACCTGGCGCTCGCCACCGAGGTGGCGGAGGCCCTCACCCTGGTGGAGGAGGACCTCCTCGGTTCCCTGGCCAGCGCCGACGAGCTGGTCAACGCCTCGGCGCGCTACCTGGCCCAGGCCGGCGGCAAGCGCGTGCGGCCTCTGCTCACCGTGCTCACCTCGATGCTCGGCGACGGCGTGGATGAGCGCGTCCGTCGTGCCGCCGCGGTCATGGAGATGACCCATCTGGCCACGCTCTACCACGATGACGTCATGGACTCGGCGCCGGTGCGTCGCGGAGCCCCTGCCGCGCACCAGGTGTGGGGCAACTCGGTCGCGATCCTCACCGGGGACCTGATCCTGGCCCGAGCCTCCCGGCTGATGTCCGAGCTCGGCGTGGACGCCTCCAAGATCCAGGCGCAGACCTTTGAGCGTCTGGTCATGGGCCAGCTGCACGAGACGGTCGGTCCGCAGGAGTCAGAGGACGCCTACGCCCACTATCTGCGGGTGATCGGCGACAAGACCGGCTCCCTGGTGGCAGCGGCCGCCCGGCTCGGCGCCCACTTCGGCGGCTGCTCGGAGTCGACGACCGCGATGCTCGAAGAGTACGGCGAGGCAGTGGGCGTGGCCTTCCAGCTGGCCGACGATGTCATCGACATCACCGCAGATCCCGAAGCCTCCGGCAAGACCCCCGGCACCGACCTGCGTGAGGGCGTGTCCACGCTTCCGGTGCTGCTGCTGCGTCAGCACGCGCGGACCGCGACCGCGGGACAGGATCGGGATGAGGCCGTGCAGGCGCTCGAGCTCGTCGACGGCGATCTCAGTTCAGACGAGGCGCTGGCGCGTGCCGTGGCCGCCGTCGTCGCTCATCCGGTCACCGAGCAGTCCTGGGAGGTGGCGCACAGCTGGGCCGAGAAGGCCAAGCAGTCCATCGCGGGGCTGCCGGAGAGCACGGTGAAGTCGGCGCTGCTGTCCTTCGCCGATGCCGTGGTCGAGCGCGACGGCTGA
- a CDS encoding HIT family protein, translated as MSSADLARLWSSHAPEGYSCPFCGLARGDVDQRSNRCELTDLVHQDADVLVFMACDGFGPYEGHAMITPVQHREALYDLDDDLLSKISIMSRDVSKAMKLAWNPEGTSVRQHNEPAGNQHVWHYHLHVFPRYADDMLYRQIRHPVPVSVRAEKARELRAALEQILAAKT; from the coding sequence ATGAGCAGCGCTGATCTCGCGCGGCTGTGGAGCTCGCACGCTCCCGAGGGCTACTCGTGCCCGTTCTGCGGTCTGGCCCGCGGAGACGTGGACCAGCGGTCGAATCGGTGTGAGCTGACGGATCTGGTCCACCAGGACGCCGATGTGCTGGTCTTCATGGCCTGTGACGGCTTCGGACCGTATGAGGGCCACGCGATGATCACTCCCGTGCAGCACCGCGAGGCGCTCTATGACCTCGACGATGACCTGCTCTCCAAGATCTCCATCATGTCCCGCGATGTCTCCAAGGCGATGAAGCTGGCCTGGAATCCGGAGGGGACCTCGGTGCGGCAGCACAATGAGCCTGCGGGGAACCAGCATGTGTGGCACTACCACCTGCATGTGTTCCCCCGCTACGCCGATGACATGCTCTACCGGCAGATCCGTCACCCGGTGCCGGTGTCAGTGCGCGCCGAGAAGGCCCGGGAGCTCCGGGCGGCGCTGGAACAGATCCTGGCAGCCAAGACCTGA